One segment of Nostoc piscinale CENA21 DNA contains the following:
- a CDS encoding sensor histidine kinase — MNWSNWAYLAVGIILGVGFRWLFAKSANTSPNTSPVISESQETVSQLLQEIKQTQLAYQMAQEMSQFKAGFLARTTHELRSPLNSLIGLHQLILSDLCENPEEEREFIAQAHEKALKLLHLMDEILSISRTEYGTNKLDIQPRCLDTVFQEVKDLTYMLAANRNFALQMSPIDPDVYVLADHRWLRQVLVNLVDSAISQMQEGSICVSATVSDTTNLAHIYLDIPAHALPESEPIDLMQNNKPPQIQDEKANFSPGMKLLLNQTLLEVMGAKLEMLPKLTSSESNESLTRVQITIPVA; from the coding sequence ATGAATTGGAGCAACTGGGCATATCTTGCAGTCGGAATCATCTTAGGAGTCGGTTTTCGTTGGTTATTTGCCAAGTCAGCAAACACTAGTCCTAACACATCACCAGTAATATCAGAATCACAAGAAACTGTGTCACAACTGCTGCAAGAAATCAAACAAACGCAGTTGGCTTATCAAATGGCGCAGGAGATGAGTCAGTTTAAAGCGGGTTTTTTAGCACGCACTACTCATGAATTGCGCTCGCCACTCAATAGTTTAATTGGCTTGCATCAATTAATTTTGTCAGACTTATGTGAAAATCCCGAAGAAGAACGAGAATTTATCGCCCAAGCTCACGAAAAAGCTTTGAAGTTGCTGCATTTGATGGATGAAATTCTCAGCATTTCTCGAACTGAATACGGTACAAATAAATTAGATATTCAGCCGCGCTGTTTAGACACAGTTTTTCAAGAAGTTAAAGACTTAACTTATATGCTGGCGGCGAATCGGAATTTTGCCTTGCAGATGTCACCCATAGATCCAGATGTTTATGTGTTGGCAGATCATCGCTGGTTACGCCAAGTTTTAGTTAATTTAGTAGACTCTGCAATTAGCCAAATGCAAGAAGGTAGTATTTGTGTTTCGGCGACAGTTTCAGATACTACTAATCTAGCTCATATATATTTAGATATTCCTGCCCATGCTTTACCTGAAAGTGAGCCGATTGATTTAATGCAAAATAATAAGCCTCCTCAAATTCAAGATGAGAAGGCTAACTTTTCTCCGGGAATGAAATTATTACTCAATCAAACACTATTAGAAGTTATGGGAGCAAAACTAGAAATGCTTCCCAAGTTAACAAGTTCAGAATCAAATGAGTCACTAACTAGGGTACAAATTACCATTCCTGTAGCTTGA
- a CDS encoding GNAT family N-acetyltransferase — protein sequence MNHPQIKFSDRHSDIDLYQLQELFNIAAFWAKGRSIEDLNIAVTNSDPVISLWDDTKLVGFARATSDGIYRATIWDVVIHPDYQGNGLGSKLINTVLNHPRMKWVERVYLMTTHQQEFYKKMGFTPNSSTTMVLHNQSKQLNSLSAAELQFQE from the coding sequence ATGAACCATCCTCAGATTAAATTTAGCGATCGCCATTCTGACATCGACCTTTACCAGCTCCAAGAATTATTTAATATTGCAGCTTTTTGGGCAAAAGGACGTAGTATTGAGGATTTAAACATCGCTGTTACCAACAGCGACCCGGTAATTTCTTTATGGGATGACACAAAACTGGTTGGCTTTGCTAGAGCAACTTCTGATGGCATCTATCGCGCTACAATCTGGGATGTAGTCATTCACCCAGACTATCAAGGTAATGGGCTAGGTAGCAAATTAATCAATACAGTTTTGAACCATCCCCGGATGAAATGGGTGGAGCGAGTATATTTAATGACTACTCACCAACAAGAATTCTACAAAAAAATGGGCTTTACACCCAATAGCAGCACAACTATGGTGCTACATAACCAATCCAAACAGCTAAATTCCCTTTCCGCAGCAGAACTACAGTTTCAGGAATAG
- the secF gene encoding protein translocase subunit SecF, translated as MKLSINKSRSLWWTISCAVILAGIISMVISWQNPNIRAPLRPSLDFIGGTRLQFERDCSQPKNCEQPIDINVVREVAKEQGLGDSSIQIVADQETRKENGILIRTKNLNRDQRTQLQNALSAKVGTFDQQKNQIDTVGPTLGRELFTSGIIALVVSFAGIIVYLAFRFQLDYAVFAIIALFHDVLITVGIFSILGLVLGTEVDSLFIVALLTITGFSVNDTVVIYDRIRETLKTNPNRPIAEIVDDAVNQTLSRSINTTLTTLLTLFAIFLFGGETLKNFALALIIGFIAGAYSSIFIASTLLALWRERTGKPNLGTNSEAFDASADS; from the coding sequence ATGAAACTGAGTATTAACAAATCGCGATCGCTTTGGTGGACTATCTCTTGTGCAGTGATCCTCGCTGGCATCATCTCAATGGTGATTTCTTGGCAAAATCCAAATATCCGTGCGCCTCTACGTCCCAGTTTAGATTTTATCGGTGGTACAAGACTACAGTTTGAACGAGATTGCAGTCAACCAAAAAACTGTGAACAGCCAATTGATATCAACGTTGTTCGAGAAGTCGCCAAAGAACAAGGACTAGGTGATAGTAGTATCCAAATTGTTGCCGATCAAGAAACCAGAAAAGAAAACGGCATACTAATTCGGACAAAAAACTTAAATCGCGATCAGCGTACCCAGTTGCAAAATGCTTTAAGCGCCAAAGTTGGGACTTTTGACCAGCAGAAAAACCAAATTGACACAGTTGGGCCTACCTTGGGAAGAGAATTATTTACCTCTGGGATAATTGCTTTGGTGGTGTCCTTTGCGGGGATTATTGTCTACCTAGCTTTCCGATTCCAGTTAGATTATGCTGTCTTTGCGATTATTGCTCTGTTTCATGATGTGTTAATCACAGTAGGCATCTTCTCAATTTTAGGTCTGGTTTTGGGAACAGAAGTAGATAGCCTTTTCATCGTTGCTTTGCTAACAATTACTGGGTTTTCAGTCAACGACACAGTGGTAATTTACGATCGCATTCGTGAAACCCTCAAAACTAATCCTAACCGCCCAATTGCTGAGATTGTCGATGATGCCGTCAATCAAACCCTAAGTAGGTCAATCAACACTACCTTAACCACTTTATTGACCTTATTTGCCATCTTTCTGTTTGGGGGAGAAACCCTCAAAAACTTTGCCTTAGCCTTAATTATTGGTTTCATAGCCGGAGCTTACTCCAGTATTTTTATTGCTAGCACTCTCCTGGCTTTGTGGCGAGAACGTACCGGAAAACCTAATCTAGGCACCAACAGCGAAGCATTTGACGCATCAGCAGATAGTTAG
- the secD gene encoding protein translocase subunit SecD: protein MQRQQSLLALILVLVIAAIAVIATIPIPLGLDLRGGSQLTIQVKPAPGMKEITERELEGVQKVVEGRINGLGVSEPVIQTVGADKILVQLPGVNDPEQAERVLGGTAQLEFRKQKPGTETQLFAFQSSRAELKAKQQELRNSTDKAAINKNQEELQKNNQAILELFESTDPPLNGKYLQDAYGEPTQQGNNWNVAIRFEQKGGELFADLTKNLAGTGRSIGIFLDNELISAPVVGPEFAATGITGGAAVITGRFTPQQANDLGVQLRGGALPVPVEIAEIRTVGATLGKDSIISSIYAGSGGLLLVLIFMILYYRLPGLIANIALIIYAILTWACFALLGVTLTLPGIAGFILSIGMAVDANVLIFERTREELQAGKSLYRSVESGFYRAFSSILDGNVTTVIACAALFWLGAGLVKGFALTLALGVAVSMFTAITCSRTFMFLAISIPALRKPEYYCPNLSASGASNKTEVAQ, encoded by the coding sequence ATGCAAAGACAGCAGTCACTATTAGCTTTGATATTAGTTTTGGTAATCGCTGCGATCGCGGTAATTGCCACAATTCCTATACCACTGGGGCTGGATTTACGCGGCGGTTCCCAGCTTACAATTCAAGTCAAACCCGCACCAGGGATGAAAGAAATCACCGAACGCGAATTAGAAGGCGTTCAAAAAGTCGTAGAAGGAAGAATTAACGGCCTTGGTGTTTCCGAACCAGTCATCCAAACCGTAGGTGCAGATAAAATTCTGGTACAGTTACCAGGGGTAAATGATCCCGAACAAGCAGAAAGAGTGCTAGGCGGTACAGCACAGTTAGAATTTCGTAAACAAAAACCTGGAACTGAAACTCAACTTTTTGCCTTTCAATCTTCACGCGCAGAACTGAAAGCCAAGCAGCAAGAATTACGCAATAGCACAGATAAAGCAGCAATTAACAAAAATCAAGAAGAATTACAAAAAAATAATCAAGCAATCCTGGAATTATTTGAAAGCACAGATCCTCCACTCAATGGTAAATACCTGCAAGATGCCTACGGTGAACCGACTCAACAAGGTAACAATTGGAATGTTGCCATTCGCTTTGAGCAGAAGGGTGGTGAATTATTCGCTGACCTTACCAAAAATCTAGCAGGTACAGGCCGTAGTATTGGAATTTTCCTCGATAACGAACTGATCAGCGCCCCTGTAGTCGGGCCAGAATTTGCCGCTACTGGGATTACTGGCGGTGCAGCCGTCATTACAGGCCGCTTTACCCCCCAACAAGCCAATGATTTAGGTGTGCAACTGCGTGGTGGTGCGTTACCCGTACCTGTGGAAATTGCTGAAATCCGCACCGTTGGGGCTACCTTGGGTAAAGACAGTATTATCAGCAGTATCTATGCTGGCAGTGGTGGTCTGCTTTTAGTATTAATATTTATGATTTTGTACTATAGACTACCAGGATTAATTGCGAATATTGCTCTGATTATCTACGCCATTCTTACTTGGGCTTGCTTTGCCTTGTTAGGTGTAACTCTGACATTGCCTGGTATTGCAGGTTTTATTCTAAGTATTGGTATGGCGGTAGATGCTAACGTGCTAATTTTTGAGCGCACCAGAGAAGAATTACAAGCAGGTAAGTCATTGTATCGCTCTGTGGAATCTGGCTTTTACCGCGCTTTTTCAAGTATCTTAGACGGTAACGTCACAACAGTGATTGCTTGTGCAGCGTTATTCTGGCTAGGTGCTGGTTTGGTGAAAGGCTTTGCGCTAACCTTGGCTTTGGGTGTAGCAGTGAGTATGTTTACTGCCATTACCTGTAGTCGTACCTTTATGTTTTTAGCAATTTCGATTCCTGCACTGCGAAAACCAGAATATTACTGTCCGAACTTGTCAGCATCAGGAGCATCTAATAAGACTGAGGTAGCGCAATGA
- a CDS encoding alpha-ketoacid dehydrogenase subunit beta codes for MAETLFFNALREAIDEEMARDSSVFVLGEDVGHYGGSYKVTKDLYKKYGDLRVLDTPIAENSFTGIAVGAAMTGLRPIIEGMNMGFLLLAFNQISNNAGMLRYTSGGNFKIPMVIRGPGGVGRQLGAEHSQRLEAYFQAVPGLKIVACSTPHNAKGLLKSAIRDDNPVLFFEHVLLYNLKENLPEEEYLLPLDKAEVVRQGKDVTILTYSRMRHHVMQAVKPLEKQGYDPEVIDLISLKPLDFDTIGASIRKTHRVIVVEECMRTGGIGAELTASINDRLFDELDAPVLRLSSQDIPTPYNGALERLTIVQPEQIVEAVQKMVAMRV; via the coding sequence ATGGCAGAAACATTATTTTTCAACGCTCTGCGGGAAGCCATTGATGAAGAAATGGCGCGTGATTCCAGTGTATTTGTTCTGGGTGAAGACGTAGGACACTATGGCGGTTCCTATAAAGTCACCAAAGACTTGTACAAAAAGTATGGTGACTTGAGGGTTTTAGACACTCCCATCGCCGAAAATAGCTTTACTGGTATAGCAGTCGGGGCGGCCATGACTGGGTTGCGACCGATAATTGAAGGTATGAACATGGGCTTTCTGCTCTTAGCCTTCAACCAAATCTCCAACAACGCCGGGATGCTGCGCTATACTTCCGGCGGTAACTTTAAAATTCCAATGGTGATTCGCGGCCCTGGTGGTGTAGGTAGACAATTAGGCGCAGAACACTCCCAACGCCTAGAAGCTTACTTCCAAGCCGTACCTGGGTTAAAAATTGTGGCTTGTTCCACTCCCCATAACGCTAAAGGTTTACTCAAATCCGCTATCCGCGACGATAATCCTGTACTGTTCTTTGAGCATGTACTTTTGTATAACTTAAAAGAAAATTTACCAGAAGAAGAATACCTCCTGCCCTTAGATAAAGCAGAGGTCGTGCGTCAAGGCAAAGATGTCACAATTCTGACTTACTCCCGGATGCGTCATCATGTGATGCAAGCCGTGAAGCCTTTAGAAAAACAAGGTTACGACCCCGAAGTTATTGATTTAATATCACTCAAACCCCTTGATTTTGATACTATCGGTGCATCTATCCGCAAAACCCACCGCGTAATTGTTGTGGAAGAGTGTATGCGGACTGGCGGTATCGGTGCAGAACTAACTGCTTCCATTAACGATCGCCTCTTTGATGAATTAGATGCACCAGTGCTGCGTCTATCTTCCCAAGATATTCCCACACCTTACAACGGCGCTCTAGAGCGGCTCACCATCGTTCAGCCAGAACAAATCGTCGAAGCTGTACAGAAAATGGTCGCAATGCGTGTGTAA